From one Lolium rigidum isolate FL_2022 chromosome 4, APGP_CSIRO_Lrig_0.1, whole genome shotgun sequence genomic stretch:
- the LOC124648679 gene encoding uncharacterized protein LOC124648679, with protein MVERSAGGLDLLLGDLCLEGPERALESEENYGLMKKSSSVSDHLNMFALHTTTKNHDSGYYGLIATMEVYGYTLNVNQLSTGAIWIQSLEGDFYQNLNSIVVGWVVWPAHFNDSHTHLFTAWTKDSHRSTGCVNVDCPGFKLVSGSPIFPGDIIEPVSDIKGVRQNITIKVFKDKSSGNWCLYCGLNSDPIPVGYFPASLFSSLSMKASDISVGGHVLYSRRVSSPPMGSGAFASDMGKAASIRDIQLIDEDGKTSLVSNDMPITVTDDKLYSVSPIAGGKFNYGGPGGQSG; from the exons ATGGTGGAGCGTTCTGCTGGTGGCTTGGATTTACTGCTCGGGGATCTTTGTTTGGAG GGACCTGAACGTGCTTTGGAAAGTGAAGAAAATTATGGCCTGATGAAGAAATCATCTTCTGTATCAGATCACCTTAACATG TTTGCGTTACATACGACGACTAAAAACCATGACAGTGGATACTATGGATTAATTGCTACAATGGAGGTGTATGGGTACACTCTTAATGTTAACCAGTTGAGCACCGGAGCAATTTGGATTCAGAGCCTTGAGGGTGATTTTTATCAAAACCTCAATTCAATTGTTGTTGGATGGGTG GTTTGGCCAGCTCACTTTAATGACTCACACACTCACCTTTTCACGGCTTGGACG AAAGACAGCCATCGAAGTACAGGATGTGTCAACGTGGATTGTCCAGGGTTTAAGCTTGTGAGCGGGTCCCCTATATTTCCTGGTGATATCATTGAACCAGTATCTGATATTAAAGGGGTACGGCAAAATATTACCATTAAAGTGTTCAAG gacaaatcaagtggaaacTGGTGCTTATACTGTGGTCTTAATAGCGATCCAATCCCTGTGGGTTACTTTCCGGCATCACTATTTAGTAGCTTGTCTATGAAAGCATCTGATATCTCGGTGGGTGGTCATGTTCTTTATTCCCGAAGagtttcatcacctcccatgggaaGCGGCGCCTTTGCATCAGACATGGGGAAAGCTGCATCAATCCGTGACATTCAGCTCATCGATGAGGATGGCAAAACCTCCCTAGTAAGCAATGATATGCCAATCACTGTCACAGACGACAAGCTCTACTCGGTCTCGCCGATTGCAGGAGGAAAATTCAACTACGGAGGGCCAGGGGGTCAGTCCGGATGA